A single genomic interval of Sebastes umbrosus isolate fSebUmb1 chromosome 9, fSebUmb1.pri, whole genome shotgun sequence harbors:
- the LOC119494934 gene encoding zinc finger BED domain-containing protein 4-like — protein MLRHYCALHENREATGGEPSQATRKQVLDEAMVSMIVKDTQPFSIVEDALKAMVDVKYTSAKEKAKAIVQKVAAVSLISDMWTSINVDAYLAVTCHFVDENTRLRSVMLGVLKFPLTHTAENLACVKASLMEEWGITNKVTCLVTDGAANMIACGRELRLRHTICIAHTLNLIVKKALELTPVLSDIRAKARKLVGYFRSSTTAKEKLAQVQQDMGRPKLKLLQEVDTRWNSTFHMLHRLVELREPVGAALAGLQTDIPSLTSEEYNTVSGCLSLLSSFNDATVELSAEEKVSGSKGSKLWRHLDDSVMHARRIQNVTADATVEVQRFLSEPNIG, from the exons ATGCTAAGGCATTACTGTGCCTTGCATGAGAACAGGGAGGCAACTGGAGGTGAACCCAGCCAAG CCACCAGAAAACAAGTGCTGGATGAAGCCATGGTCTCCATGATAGTGAAGGATACACAGCCCTTCAGTATTGTGGAGGAT gCTCTAAAGGCCATGGTGGATGTCAAATACACCTCAGCAAAGGAGAAGGCCAAAGCTATAGTGCAGAAAGTGGCTGCAGTAAGCCTTATTTCTGATATGTGGACATCCATTAACGTGGATGCCTACCTGGCAGTTACCTGCCATTTTGTTGATGAAAACACCCGTCTGCGTTCAGTAATGTTAGGTGTACTGAAattccctctcacacacactgctgaaaaTTTAGCGTGTGTGAAAGCCTCCCTCATGGAGGAATGGGGAATCACCAATAAGGTAACATGTCTAGTTACTGATGGTGCAGCTAACATGATTGCCTGTGGCAGGGAACTGAGGCTCCGCCACACTATCTGCATAGCGCACACACTGAACCTCATTGTTAAAAAGGCTCTTGAACTGACCCCCGTGCTCTCTGACATCCGGGCCAAGGCGAGGAAGCTGGTTGGATACTTCAGAAGTAGCACCACTGCTAAG gagaaGCTTGCACAGGTGCAACAAGATATGGGGAGGCCAAAACTGAAGCTTCTGCAAGAAGTTGACACCCGCTGGAACAGCACCTTCCACATGCTGCACCGTCTGGTGGAGCTCAGAGAGCCAGTGGGGGCGGCTTTAGCCGGTCTACAAACCGACATCCCCTCACTGACCTCAGAGGAGTACAACACTGTCAGTGGGTGCCTGTCATTGCTGTCATCATTTAATGATGCCACTGTGGAGCTCTCAGCAGAGGAAAAGGTTTCCGGATCAAAAG GTAGCAAACTGTGGCGTCACTTGGATGACAGTGTCATGCATGCCAGGAGAATCCAGAATGTGACAGCAGATGCCACGGTGGAGGTCCAGCGGTTCCTGTCGGAACCAAACATCGGATGA